From Pyxicephalus adspersus chromosome 7, UCB_Pads_2.0, whole genome shotgun sequence, a single genomic window includes:
- the DCAF17 gene encoding DDB1- and CUL4-associated factor 17 — protein sequence MNSGMGVKPATYPGFTSRRFYSRAGNVKNVCVLVTRKNLGSFPKCSYNNHRINMDILRKIVCQKTTKFCKVWTKHSKSSINYITMYGRIYFANFGCCYSSISSKPQQLYEMPRCLKSEKIEDAILCECPLGESLPQPSDYTSSLIAVTGHNWLLRIAADTGKTLQKVYLGSYRKFRYISWDIPQETLVVKSVQKNSVNENQQSTVLFYFAIFNVFPLRLVGILEIDKKVFGSNVTDAMISNGMLIVMHGAGLVRLYSFEKIAEQYIQQKFVLGETCTWNGKTGTVGDFPFGVPCNITITERPPILFEVPCLENAFQVGGYPWHYIITPNKKTEKGTYHIRSLDDHSLAKNGIRDMKYCSLEPDWIHFHPDASERIIHVGPDQISVLRLKELENDSYQYEVKEEFTILAMRDRTITNKVTMTASGRLVKRRYDKLDDDPEQETFKAVVYEDELDLLTVVAVTEADSTGRAHVNLHCNDTGRVLKKIILQESWDVTHSHALVFDRDTLIHIEERPNHNFSCYVYKMHCDFED from the exons ATGAATTCTGGTATGGGCGTAAAACCAGCTACATATCCCGGCTTTACCAGTAGAAGATTCTATTCGAGGGCTGGCAATGTGAAAAATGTCTGCGTCCTTGTCACTAGAAAGAATCTGGGCTCCTTCCCAAAGTGTTCTTATAATAACCATAGGATTAACATGGACATTTTAAGGAAAATTGTATGTCAG AAAACCACAAAGTTTTGCAAAGTCTGGACAAAGCATTCAAAATCATCAAtcaactatataactatgtatggaagaatttattttgcaaactttGGGTGCTGTTACAGCAG TATTTCTTCAAAACCACAACAACTGTATGAGATGCCCCGATGTCTAAAATCAGAAAAGATTGAAGATGCAATTTTATGTGAATGTCCATTA GGGGAATCTCTTCCGCAGCCATCAGATTATACCTCCTCATTGATTGCTGTAACTGGTCACAACTGGCTGCTACGTATAGCTGCTGATACTGGAAAGACATTACAGAAGGTTTACCTTGGGTCATACAGAAAGTTCAG GTATATTAGCTGGGATATTCCACAGGAGACTCTAGTGGTCAAGTCTGTCCAAAAGAATAGTGTCAATGAAAACCAACAG AGCACGGTGCTGTTTTATTTCGCAATCTTCAATGTTTTCCCCCTAAGGCTAGTTGGTATACTGGAGATTGATAAAAAA GTGTTTGGCTCCAATGTAACTGATGCCATGATTTCCAATGGGATGCTGATTGTAATGCATGGTGCTGGACTTGTCCGCCTCTACAGCTTTGAAAAGATAGCTGAACAG taCATTCAACAGAAGTTTGTCTTGGGGGAGACCTGCACTTGGAATGGTAAAACTGGGACTGTTGGAGACTTTCCATTTGGCGTTCCTTGTAACATCACAATAACAG aaagGCCTCCTATTCTCTTTGAAGTACCTTGCCTAGAAAATGCTTTTCAAGTGGGTGGCTATCCTTGGCATTATATTATTACACCCAACAAGAAAACAGAGAAAGGCACCTATCATATCCGTTCCTTGGATGACCACAGCCTT GCAAAGAATGGTATACGTGACATGAAATATTGCTCATTGGAACCTGATTGGATTCACTTTCACCCAGATGCATCTGAAAGGATAATCCATGTTGGACCAGATCAGATCAG TGTTTTAAGACTTAAGGAGCTGGAAAATGATTCATACCAGTATGAGGTCAAGGAGGAATTCACTATTCTAGCCATGCGAGACCGAACG ATTACCAATAAGGTTACCATGACTGCATCTGGAAGGTTGGTGAAGAGGCGTTATGATAAGCTAGATGATGATCCAGAACAGGAG ACATTTAAAGCTGTAGTATATGAAGATGAATTGGACTTGCTGACTGTGGTGGCTGTGACTGAAGCAGACTCTACAGGAAGAGCTCATGTTAATCTACACTGCAATGACACTGGGAGAGTACTAAAGAAGATTATACTGCAGGAATCCTGGGATGTG